In the Campylobacter sputorum subsp. sputorum genome, ATAGCATAGTAGATGCTATTTTGATGAAAGATAAAGATAGTAGAGTTGCAAGTGAAGTTTTTGTAGCTGGAAAACATATCGTAATAGGCGGAGAGATAAGCTCTAAGGCTAAATTTAGCTTTAAAGAATACGAAAATATCGTTAAAAATACACTTCACAAAATAGGCTATACTGGTAATCAAAACTTTACTAAAGAGCAATGTTTACATCCAGATGATATAGAAGTTCATGTGCTTTTAAATCAACAAAGTCCTGATATAAATCAAGGTGTAGATCAAAAAGAAGGTGAAATAGGAGCAGGTGATCAAGGAATAATGTTTGGTTTTGCTACAAATGAAACAAAAGAATTTATGCCAGCAGCGATAACTTATGCAAGAGATTTATGTGATAAAGTTTATAAATTTGCAAAAACAAATCCTGATAAATTTGGTGTTGATATAAAAACACAAGTTACACTTGATTATGGTAATAAAAGTAATTTTGAAAATTGCAAACCGCAAAAAATTCACACTATTGTTGTTTCTGTGCCAAGTGTAGAAACTATGGGTATAGAAGAGGTTAGAAAGATAGTTAGTGAGTTGATAGACACAGCCGGACTTCCAAAACACTTATATGATAAAGATAAAACTACTATTTATATAAATCCAACAGGAAGGTATGTTAATCATAGCTCTTTACATGATAGTGGTTTAACTGGTAGAAAACTAATAGTAGATAGTTTTGGCGGATATGCACCAATTGGCGGAGGAGCACAAAGTTCTAAGGATTATACAAAGGTAGATAGAAGCGGACTTTATGCGGCAAGATATATAGCTAAAAATATTGTCGCTGCTGGGCTTGCTAAAAAATGCATAGTTCAACTAAGCTACGCTATAGGTATAGCAAAACCAACTTCTATCAGTGTTGATACAATGGGAACTTACGCAGATGGTATAGATGATGATATGTTATCAGATTTTGTAATGCAAAATTTTCCTTTAACTCCAAAATGGATTACAAATAAATTTGGACTTGATAAGCCTAGTAAGGATACATTTTTATACGCAAAAGTTGCAGCTAATGGTCAAGTTGGACATAAAGACTATCCATGGGAACAGCTTGATAGTGTAGATGCATTTAAAAATATCAAATCAAAATAAACCATATTTGCATTTTAATTTTCATACAAAATATATAGCCAAATTTTAATAAATATTGAAATTTGGCTATAACTATCATTAAAATTTAAATTTAAATAAATAAATAAAATAGTAAAATTTCAAGATTATAAAATTAAAACAATATGAAATTAAATTTATAGTTTTTGTATTATAAAATTTAAAAAGCAAACTTGATTTATAAAAATGGAGAAAATATGAAAAGAGTTGGTATCATTGGTGGCATGGGTCCTTTAGCGACAATTGATTTATATGAAAAGATAATAAAATTAGCAGATGCTAAATGCGACCAAGACAATATCCCGCTTGTCATAGACAATAACACAATAATTCCAGATAGACCATCTTATATATTAGATCATACTAAACCAAACCCACTTCCAGGTTTAATTCAAAGTGCTAATAGGTTAAAAAATGCAGGTTGTGAGGCTATATGTTTGGCTTGTAATACCGCTCATTATTTTGTAGATGATATTATTAAACAAACTGGCGTAAAAGTTTTAGATATGCCAAAAATCACGGTAAATTCAATACTCAAAGATGCCAAAAATGTAAAAAATATATGCGTTTTAGCAACTAATGTCACAATTAGCACTGGAATTTATGAAAAAGAATTAAATCAAAATGGGCTAAATAGCGTGAAATTATCCAATCAAATACAAGAAAAACTTATGTCGTGTATTTATGATGGTGTTAAAGCTGGAAAAGTTGCCAAATACACTAATCTTTTTGAAGAGATTGTAAATAGCTTAGAAGCAGATCTCTTTTTAGCTGCTTGTACGGAACTGCCAATATTTTTACCACTTATAAAAACAGACAAAAAATTTATGGATCCAACGCTAGAACTTGCTAAAGAGATTATTAAATTTTCTAGAGGATAGAATAATTTTAACTTTTTAAATTTTTTAAAATTACACTTATGCTATTTTTATAAAAGTCCATATTAAATTTATATCAAAATACAAAGCCCATTATTCCATAATTTTTAATGTATTATAAATATATATTATTATTTTAAAACTAATATTAAACAAGAAAGTTATTTTTAGGTTATTTTGGTAAAATCAGTTAATAACAATTTTAATTTTAGGAGCGAATATGGGTAAAAAGGTTTATCTTTTTGCTACTTGTCTTGGCACTGCCATGATGGGAAAAACAGTTATGAGTGCTGTTTCTTTGCTAAGAAGAGAGGGCGTAGAGGTGATTTATAAAAAAGATCAGACATGTTGTGGGCAACCATCTTATAATACGGGCTATTTTGAAGAGACAAAAAAAATTGCTCTTTATAATGTTGAACTTTTTAAAGGCGATTATCCGATATTAGTTCCAAGCGGATCTTGTACTGGTATGATGAAGCATGATTATTTAGATCTTTTTAAGGATGATTCAAATTTTGATAAAGTAAAAGATTTTTGTTCTAGAATTTGTGAATTTGGTAATTATCTTGATCAGGTTTTAGATGTAAAATACGAAGATAAAGGTGAGCCTATTAAAGTAACATGGCACACAAACTGCCATGCTTTAAGAGTTGGAAAAAGCATAGAAAGTTCAAAAAATCTTATAAGAAGATTAAAAAATGTAGAACTTGTTGAACTTGAATATGAAGAAGAATGTTGTGGTTTTGGTGGCACTTTTGCTGTAAAAGAGCCAGAAATTTCAAATGCTATGGTACTAGAAAAAATAAAAGATATAAAAAATAGCGGCTGTAAATATGTGATTTCTGCAGATGGGGGTTGTTTAATGAATATAGCCGGAGCAATGAGTAGGCATAATGTCGATGTTAAACCTATTCATTTATATGATTTTATAGATAAAAGATTAAAAGGAGAGGCTCTATGAATCACAAAAAAATAGTAGATCACGAGTTAAATAATCCTCAATTAAGAGAAAATTTATCAAATGCAATGCATGCACTTCAAAAAAACAAACAAAAAATCACTCAAAATAGATTTAATCATTGGGAAAAACAAAGAGAAATAGGCAAAAAATCAAAAAATAAAACATTAAATTCACTTTACGATAGAGTTTTGGAATTTGAAGAAAATGCCAAGAA is a window encoding:
- a CDS encoding (Fe-S)-binding protein; amino-acid sequence: MGKKVYLFATCLGTAMMGKTVMSAVSLLRREGVEVIYKKDQTCCGQPSYNTGYFEETKKIALYNVELFKGDYPILVPSGSCTGMMKHDYLDLFKDDSNFDKVKDFCSRICEFGNYLDQVLDVKYEDKGEPIKVTWHTNCHALRVGKSIESSKNLIRRLKNVELVELEYEEECCGFGGTFAVKEPEISNAMVLEKIKDIKNSGCKYVISADGGCLMNIAGAMSRHNVDVKPIHLYDFIDKRLKGEAL
- a CDS encoding aspartate/glutamate racemase family protein, with protein sequence MKRVGIIGGMGPLATIDLYEKIIKLADAKCDQDNIPLVIDNNTIIPDRPSYILDHTKPNPLPGLIQSANRLKNAGCEAICLACNTAHYFVDDIIKQTGVKVLDMPKITVNSILKDAKNVKNICVLATNVTISTGIYEKELNQNGLNSVKLSNQIQEKLMSCIYDGVKAGKVAKYTNLFEEIVNSLEADLFLAACTELPIFLPLIKTDKKFMDPTLELAKEIIKFSRG
- the metK gene encoding methionine adenosyltransferase — encoded protein: MYLFTSEVVSPGHPDKCADIIADSIVDAILMKDKDSRVASEVFVAGKHIVIGGEISSKAKFSFKEYENIVKNTLHKIGYTGNQNFTKEQCLHPDDIEVHVLLNQQSPDINQGVDQKEGEIGAGDQGIMFGFATNETKEFMPAAITYARDLCDKVYKFAKTNPDKFGVDIKTQVTLDYGNKSNFENCKPQKIHTIVVSVPSVETMGIEEVRKIVSELIDTAGLPKHLYDKDKTTIYINPTGRYVNHSSLHDSGLTGRKLIVDSFGGYAPIGGGAQSSKDYTKVDRSGLYAARYIAKNIVAAGLAKKCIVQLSYAIGIAKPTSISVDTMGTYADGIDDDMLSDFVMQNFPLTPKWITNKFGLDKPSKDTFLYAKVAANGQVGHKDYPWEQLDSVDAFKNIKSK